Proteins from one Betaproteobacteria bacterium genomic window:
- a CDS encoding AAA family ATPase — translation MRDVLLPLERGQRFLDRSERDAGSSTPQDPHSSPVVVVDVHDFLGRTLPEREAILSPWLLTQSLNMIHSWRGVGKTHAALGIAFAVASGGTFLTWSAPKARRVLYIDGEMPATALQERLAAINVSADVEPAPGMLHLITPDLQHGPMPDLATSDGQAAINAVISDSELIVLDNLSCLARSGGRENDAESWLPVAEWALQMRSGGRSVLFIHHSAKGGQQRGTSKREDLLDTVLRLKEPSDYRHGEGARFEVHYEKARNLHGEVTRPIEAILTTDEAGHTRWTFRRVEETTFDRVVALANDGLSRSEIALELECNRSTVFRHWRKAETDGLIRKVDVPKKREAR, via the coding sequence ATGCGTGACGTGCTCCTGCCCCTCGAGCGCGGTCAACGCTTCCTCGATCGAAGTGAGCGAGACGCGGGATCATCAACGCCCCAGGACCCGCATTCCAGTCCGGTGGTAGTCGTCGATGTGCACGACTTCCTGGGGCGCACGCTGCCCGAGCGCGAGGCGATCCTGAGTCCATGGCTTCTCACGCAGAGCCTCAACATGATTCATTCCTGGCGCGGGGTCGGAAAGACCCACGCCGCCCTTGGCATCGCCTTCGCTGTGGCGAGCGGCGGAACGTTCCTTACCTGGAGCGCACCGAAGGCGCGCCGGGTGCTCTACATCGACGGAGAGATGCCGGCCACGGCCCTGCAGGAGCGCCTGGCCGCCATCAACGTGTCCGCCGACGTCGAGCCCGCACCCGGCATGCTTCACCTCATTACCCCGGACCTGCAGCACGGACCGATGCCGGATCTCGCCACCTCCGATGGGCAGGCGGCGATCAATGCCGTGATCAGCGACAGCGAACTCATCGTGCTCGACAACCTCTCCTGCCTCGCTCGCAGCGGCGGCCGGGAGAACGACGCCGAGAGCTGGCTGCCGGTCGCCGAGTGGGCGCTGCAGATGCGCTCGGGTGGCCGCAGCGTGCTCTTCATTCACCACTCAGCCAAAGGCGGCCAGCAGCGCGGCACGAGCAAGCGCGAGGATTTGCTCGATACCGTGCTGCGCTTGAAGGAGCCATCGGACTACCGGCACGGTGAGGGCGCTCGCTTCGAGGTGCATTACGAAAAGGCCCGCAACCTCCACGGTGAAGTCACCCGGCCGATCGAAGCCATCCTCACCACGGACGAGGCGGGTCACACCCGCTGGACGTTCCGGCGCGTCGAGGAAACGACCTTCGATCGTGTGGTCGCCCTTGCGAACGACGGACTCAGTCGTTCCGAGATCGCGCTGGAGCTCGAGTGCAATCGCTCGACGGTCTTCCGGCACTGGCGCAAGGCAGAGACCGACGGCTTGATCCGGAAGGTCGACGTTCCGAAGAAACGGGAGGCGCGATGA
- a CDS encoding tyrosine-type recombinase/integrase translates to MARARGIYRRGDSPYWWIDVVLPNGRRVRQSAKTENREEVEALVAKLKGEVFRAAHLGIKARRSWKEAVVRYLMLKGNLRSIEDVRRICRKLDPTLGHLMLDQINGDVIHKVIEDGVRAGRKTATINRYLATIRSLLRMARDEWQWVDTIPKIRLLSGEAERDRWLTPEEAARLIAACAPHLASMVRFALATGCRAREIVHLEWKRVDLKRGTAWLDQTKNGTPRGVPLNRDALAVLEGQVGIHPRFCFTYRGQPIRYELTNTGWQSACAKAGLTDLRFHDLRHTWASWHRQVGTSCDELKDLGGWKSRVMVDRYAKYATENLAVAATRIESRISPGA, encoded by the coding sequence ATGGCCCGTGCAAGAGGAATCTACCGCCGGGGAGACTCCCCATACTGGTGGATCGATGTTGTCTTACCGAACGGCAGACGCGTACGCCAAAGCGCTAAGACCGAAAACCGCGAAGAAGTCGAAGCCCTTGTCGCCAAGCTGAAGGGCGAGGTATTCAGGGCAGCTCATCTCGGCATCAAGGCCCGGCGCTCGTGGAAGGAAGCTGTCGTTCGCTATCTCATGTTGAAGGGCAATCTGCGGAGCATCGAAGACGTGCGGAGGATTTGCCGAAAGCTCGACCCGACCCTGGGTCACCTTATGCTCGACCAGATCAACGGCGACGTGATTCACAAGGTGATCGAGGACGGCGTGCGTGCGGGCAGAAAGACCGCGACGATCAATCGATACCTGGCTACGATCCGCAGCCTGCTACGCATGGCGAGGGACGAATGGCAGTGGGTCGACACGATTCCCAAGATACGCTTGCTGAGCGGGGAGGCGGAGCGCGACCGGTGGTTGACGCCTGAAGAAGCAGCAAGGCTCATTGCCGCCTGTGCGCCGCATCTTGCGTCAATGGTCCGTTTTGCTCTCGCGACGGGCTGCCGGGCACGCGAGATCGTGCATCTGGAGTGGAAGCGCGTCGACTTGAAACGTGGTACGGCATGGCTCGACCAGACCAAGAACGGCACGCCGAGAGGCGTTCCGTTGAATCGCGATGCGCTTGCGGTGCTCGAAGGGCAGGTCGGCATTCATCCGCGTTTCTGCTTCACGTACCGCGGTCAACCGATTCGCTATGAACTCACGAATACCGGTTGGCAGAGCGCGTGCGCGAAGGCCGGGCTGACGGATTTGCGCTTTCACGACCTGAGGCACACCTGGGCCTCATGGCATCGGCAGGTCGGTACGAGCTGCGATGAGCTGAAGGACCTGGGTGGTTGGAAGTCGCGCGTCATGGTCGACCGCTACGCGAAGTACGCAACCGAGAATCTCGCGGTTGCCGCAACGCGTATCGAGTCGCGCATATCGCCGGGCGCCTGA
- a CDS encoding DNA primase encodes MSAAILLGRLDGVRHTGPGRWLARCPAHDDRRASLSIRELDDGRVLIHCFAECRTEHVLARVGLEFGDLYPTRPSTARGERLRRPFPAADVLHAVSYEAMVVYLCAQTLDRGERLSMRDRHRLRVAVRRLQHAVEVAFDA; translated from the coding sequence ATGAGCGCTGCAATTCTTCTCGGCCGCCTCGATGGCGTGCGCCACACCGGCCCAGGTCGCTGGCTGGCGCGTTGCCCTGCGCACGACGATCGGCGCGCATCCCTGTCCATCCGGGAACTCGACGATGGCCGCGTGCTGATTCACTGCTTCGCGGAATGCCGCACCGAGCACGTGCTGGCGCGGGTCGGACTCGAGTTCGGCGACCTCTATCCGACCCGACCCTCGACCGCTCGAGGGGAACGTCTTCGCCGGCCCTTTCCCGCCGCAGACGTGCTGCACGCCGTCTCCTACGAGGCGATGGTCGTCTACCTGTGCGCGCAGACGCTCGATCGGGGCGAGCGCTTGAGCATGCGCGACCGGCATCGCCTGCGCGTCGCCGTCAGGCGGTTGCAGCATGCGGTCGAGGTGGCCTTCGATGCGTGA